From Erwinia pyri, a single genomic window includes:
- the nagC gene encoding DNA-binding transcriptional regulator NagC, which translates to MTTGGQAQIGNVDLVKQLNSAAVYRLIDQQGPISRIQIAEHSQLAPASVTKITRQLIERGLIKEVDQQASTGGRRAISIVTETRGFHTIGVRLGRSDATLTLFDLGGKSLAQEDYALPERTQETLENALFNAIASFSELHQRKLRELIAISVILPGLVDPNSGIIRYMPHIHVHHWPLVANLEKRFNVTSFVGHDIRSLALAEHYFGASRDCADSILVRVHRGTGAGIITNGHIFLGSNGNVGELGHIQVDPLGERCHCGNFGCLETIAANGAIENRVRHLLTQGYPSSLTLDECHMHQICKAANRGDALAVEVIDYVGRHLGKAVAIAINLFNPQKVVIAGEITEADKVLLAAIEGCINTQVLKAFRKNLPVVRSEIDHRSAIGAFALAKRAMLNGILLQHLLEG; encoded by the coding sequence ATGACCACTGGCGGCCAGGCTCAAATAGGAAATGTCGATTTAGTTAAGCAACTCAACAGCGCGGCGGTTTACCGGCTTATCGACCAGCAGGGTCCGATTTCGCGCATACAGATTGCTGAGCACAGCCAGCTAGCCCCCGCCAGCGTCACTAAAATTACTCGTCAGCTGATTGAACGCGGCCTGATCAAAGAAGTGGATCAGCAGGCCTCTACCGGAGGCCGCCGCGCGATCTCTATCGTCACCGAAACCCGTGGTTTTCATACTATCGGCGTGCGTCTCGGGCGCAGCGATGCCACATTAACGCTGTTCGATTTAGGCGGAAAGTCGCTGGCTCAGGAAGATTACGCCCTGCCTGAACGCACCCAGGAAACTCTGGAAAACGCCCTGTTTAACGCCATCGCCAGCTTCAGCGAACTGCATCAGCGGAAGTTGCGGGAGCTGATTGCCATCTCGGTGATTTTACCCGGTCTGGTTGACCCGAACAGCGGCATCATCCGCTATATGCCCCATATTCATGTCCACCACTGGCCATTAGTCGCCAATCTGGAGAAACGCTTTAACGTGACCAGTTTTGTCGGGCACGATATTCGCAGCCTGGCGCTTGCTGAGCACTATTTCGGTGCATCACGCGACTGCGCGGATTCCATTTTGGTGCGCGTACACCGGGGTACCGGCGCAGGCATCATCACCAACGGTCACATTTTCCTCGGCAGCAACGGCAACGTGGGTGAGCTGGGACATATTCAGGTCGATCCTTTGGGCGAGCGCTGCCACTGCGGCAACTTTGGCTGCCTGGAAACCATTGCCGCAAACGGCGCCATTGAGAACCGGGTTCGCCATCTTCTTACGCAGGGCTACCCCAGCTCGCTGACCCTTGATGAGTGCCATATGCATCAAATCTGCAAAGCGGCCAATCGCGGCGATGCGCTGGCAGTGGAAGTGATTGACTATGTAGGTCGCCATCTGGGCAAGGCCGTAGCCATTGCCATCAACCTTTTTAATCCGCAAAAAGTGGTTATCGCCGGTGAGATCACCGAAGCTGATAAAGTATTACTGGCGGCTATAGAAGGTTGTATCAATACTCAGGTTCTGAAAGCTTTCCGCAAAAATCTCCCGGTGGTACGCTCAGAAATCGATCATCGTTCTGCAATTGGTGCTTTCGCGCTGGCGAAACGTGCCATGCTTAACGGCATTTTATTACAACATTTACTGGAAGGTTAA
- the nagA gene encoding N-acetylglucosamine-6-phosphate deacetylase yields the protein MYALTHGRIYTGHEVLDNHAVVIADGLIERVCALSDLPAGVTTRDVGGALIAPGFIDLQLNGCGGVQFNDDIAALSVETLNTMQHANEKSGCTSFLPTLITSTDEMMHRAVEVMRAYLAQNANTALGLHLEGPWLSPRKPGTHNPALIRTPDRALVDFLCENADVIAKITLAPEQVDAAVIRQLSDAGIIISAGHSHATHDEARRGIAAGVSFATHLYNAMPTITGREPGLIGALFDSPEVYCGIIADGLHVHYANIRNAKRIKGEKLILVTDATAPAGAQIDQFIFAGKTIYYRNGLCVDEKGTLSGSALTMIEAVANSVEHVGISLDESLRMATLYPARAMGVEKKLGSVEAGKVANLTLFTRDYKIIQTIVNGDEVLSE from the coding sequence ATGTACGCTTTAACCCACGGCCGCATCTACACCGGCCACGAAGTTCTTGATAATCATGCTGTGGTCATTGCTGACGGCCTGATTGAGCGCGTCTGCGCCCTGAGCGATCTTCCTGCCGGCGTCACCACGCGTGACGTGGGTGGTGCACTAATTGCTCCCGGATTTATTGACCTGCAGCTTAACGGCTGCGGTGGCGTGCAGTTCAACGATGATATCGCTGCGCTGAGCGTAGAGACGCTGAACACCATGCAGCATGCCAATGAGAAATCGGGCTGTACCAGCTTCCTGCCGACGCTTATCACCAGCACAGATGAGATGATGCATCGTGCCGTAGAGGTGATGCGCGCTTATCTGGCGCAAAACGCCAATACCGCCTTAGGCCTGCACCTTGAAGGCCCGTGGTTAAGCCCTCGCAAGCCTGGCACCCACAACCCGGCGTTAATTCGTACCCCGGATCGGGCGCTGGTGGATTTTCTCTGCGAGAATGCGGATGTCATTGCAAAAATCACCCTTGCCCCTGAGCAGGTGGATGCTGCGGTGATCCGTCAGCTGAGCGATGCGGGTATTATCATCTCTGCCGGCCATTCTCATGCTACTCATGATGAAGCCCGTCGCGGCATTGCCGCTGGCGTAAGCTTCGCCACCCATTTATACAATGCGATGCCGACTATCACCGGGCGTGAGCCTGGCCTGATTGGTGCGCTGTTTGACTCGCCAGAAGTCTACTGCGGCATCATTGCTGACGGTTTACACGTTCACTACGCCAACATCCGCAATGCCAAACGCATTAAAGGTGAAAAGCTGATTCTGGTGACGGATGCCACCGCCCCTGCCGGTGCCCAGATTGACCAGTTCATTTTTGCAGGAAAAACAATATACTATCGCAATGGACTCTGCGTTGATGAGAAGGGGACGCTCAGTGGTTCCGCGCTGACTATGATCGAAGCTGTGGCAAACAGCGTTGAACATGTTGGTATCTCACTGGATGAATCGCTTCGCATGGCAACGCTTTACCCGGCGCGGGCTATGGGTGTGGAGAAAAAGTTAGGTTCTGTAGAAGCCGGTAAAGTGGCAAACCTGACGCTATTCACCCGTGACTATAAAATAATCCAGACTATCGTTAATGGTGACGAAGTCTTAAGCGAGTAG
- a CDS encoding HAD-IIA family hydrolase, whose protein sequence is MSALTLTSSETATIKNVICDIDGVLMHDNTAVPGANEFLQRILEKGMPLVVLTNYPSQTSLDLANRFASAGIDLPDSVFYTSAMATADFLRRQEGKKAYVVGEGALIHELYKAGFTITDINPDFVIVGETRSFNWDMMHKAAFFVANGARFIATNPDTHARGFVPACGALCAGIEKISGRQPFYVGKPSPWIMRAALNKMQAHSEETVIVGDNLRTDILAGFQAGLETILVLSGVSTLSDVDAMPFRPSWIYPSVADIDII, encoded by the coding sequence ATGAGCGCTTTGACCCTGACGAGCAGTGAAACCGCCACAATCAAGAATGTTATTTGCGATATTGATGGCGTATTGATGCATGACAATACCGCCGTACCGGGTGCTAATGAGTTCCTGCAGCGTATCCTTGAAAAAGGGATGCCGCTGGTGGTGCTCACCAACTACCCTTCTCAGACCTCGCTCGATCTTGCCAACCGTTTTGCTTCAGCAGGCATTGATCTCCCCGACAGCGTATTTTATACCTCAGCGATGGCAACAGCAGATTTCCTGCGCCGCCAGGAGGGGAAAAAGGCCTATGTGGTGGGCGAAGGTGCGCTGATCCATGAGCTCTATAAAGCGGGCTTTACCATCACGGATATCAATCCGGACTTCGTTATCGTGGGCGAAACCCGCTCCTTTAACTGGGACATGATGCATAAAGCGGCCTTCTTTGTGGCGAATGGCGCGCGCTTTATCGCCACCAACCCTGATACGCATGCCCGGGGGTTTGTGCCCGCCTGTGGCGCGCTCTGTGCCGGCATAGAGAAAATTTCTGGCCGCCAGCCGTTTTACGTGGGCAAGCCCAGCCCGTGGATCATGCGTGCCGCGCTGAACAAAATGCAGGCGCATTCTGAAGAGACGGTGATTGTGGGCGATAATCTGCGTACCGATATTCTGGCAGGCTTCCAGGCTGGCCTGGAAACTATTCTGGTATTATCTGGCGTCTCGACGCTCAGCGATGTGGATGCCATGCCGTTCCGGCCTAGCTGGATCTACCCCTCTGTAGCCGATATCGATATCATCTGA